From Fusarium fujikuroi IMI 58289 draft genome, chromosome FFUJ_chr07, a single genomic window includes:
- a CDS encoding related to aspartic proteinase precursor yields MRSLAFLAVLLVVSVASASASASASASAAASAATPQHKGRKGFSLEATKNSNSKPDFVREWVAAHQKWGKGVSPETLSAFSLLDDDGRVDVKPLGADEIYIADVKIPAIYADFHFGWVQSTDTIYRANPEGPWAPRYKPNSSKTSRRLRDAEWEVEYVDGTHANGIVYLDTVRLGDFELNNTAIQSAQIVAPRFERETELTGILGLAKSLPSNIDPPTPSLLDKLRPLLADPVFTVDMRRNATGRFDFGYIDENRAKDNISWMATREDSPHWDVTFDTTAWTGLRQVWMAHTFEATIDTGTTLLFLPGDLASMYWYDVPDMRVDPRLGDSFTFPCKFSNDLPDLMFKVPGTEHVLRIPGPYLSYSTTDNDSDYCWGGLQSAESLGVTIIGDIALKALYVAFDLENNKVGFANKDLDDVDDW; encoded by the exons ATGAGAAGCCTCGCCTTTCTTGCCGTGCTGTTGGTAGTCAGcgttgcttctgcttctgcttctgcttctgcttctgcttctgctgctgcttctgctgccaCCCCCCAGCACAAGGGTCGCAAAGGCTTTTCTCTCGAAGCTACCAAGAACTCAAACTCCAAGCCCGATTTCGTTCGAGAATGGGTCGCAGCTCACCAGAAATGGGGGAAGGGTGTCTCTCCAGAGACTTTGTCTGCTTTCTCACTTCTTGATGACG ATGGCCGTGTCGATGTGAAGCCCCTCGGAGCAGATGAAATCTACATCGCCGATGTCAAA ATACCAGCGATTTATGCTGACTTCCACTTCGGGTGGGTGCAATCTACAGACACAATCTATCGAGCCAACCCTGAAGGTCCTTGGGCTCCTCGTTACAAGCCCAACTCTTCCAAGACATCTCGCCGACTTCGCGATGCCGAATGGGAAGTTGAGTACG TCGACGGAACTCATGCTAATGGCATCGTCTACCTCGATACTGTCCGCTTGGGAGACTTTGAACTCAACAACACAGCTATTCAGTCTGCTCAGATCGTTGCTCCTCGCTTCGAGCGTGAAACTGAACTCACAGGCATCTTGGGCCTTGCCAAGTCTCTTCCTAGCAACATCGATCCTCCGACTCCGTCTCTCCTTGATAAACTTCGTCCTCTACTGGCTGATCCAGTCTTTACCGTTGATATGCGTCGAAATGCGACAGGTCGCTTCGATTTCGGTTACATTGATGAGAATCGAGCCAAGGACAACATTTCATGGATGGCCACACGGGAGGATAGCCCCCATTGGGATGTCACATTCGACACTACAGCCTGGACCGGTCTTCGTCAAGTCTGGATGGCTCACACTTTCGAGGCTACTATCGACACGGGAACTACACTGCTGTTTTTGCCCGGGGATCTGGCCAGTATGTACTGGTACGACGTTCCAGACATGCGTGTAGATCCTCGTCTCGGCGACTCGTTCACGTTTCCTTGCAAGTTTTCCAACGATCTTCCAGACTTGATGTTCAAGGTGCCAGGCACAGAGCACGTTCTGAGGATTCCTGGACCGTACCTCAGCTACAGCACAACCGACAACGATTCAGACTACTGCTGGGGCGGTTTGCAGAGTGCAGAGAGCTTGGGTGTTACCATCATTGGTGATATTGCGCTCAAGGCCTTGTATGTCGCATTCGATCTCGAGAACAACAAAGTTGGGTTTGCCAAcaaggatcttgatgatgtcgatgattGGTAG